In a genomic window of Amycolatopsis japonica:
- a CDS encoding roadblock/LC7 domain-containing protein, producing the protein MTASGQQSSFGWLITDFARRVPGAAHAVLVSADGLLLAPSEGLPQERAEQLSAVASGLISLTAGAARCFDAGGVNQTVVEMERGYLFLMSVADGSSLAVLAAPTCDIGTVAYEMTLLVERVGQQITPELRAQLQGGVRG; encoded by the coding sequence GTGACGGCATCCGGGCAGCAAAGCTCGTTCGGCTGGCTCATCACGGATTTCGCGCGCCGGGTTCCCGGTGCGGCGCACGCCGTGCTGGTCTCCGCGGACGGGCTTCTCCTCGCGCCGTCGGAGGGACTGCCGCAGGAACGGGCCGAACAGCTCTCCGCGGTCGCCTCCGGGCTGATCAGCCTCACCGCCGGCGCGGCCCGCTGTTTCGACGCGGGCGGGGTCAACCAGACCGTCGTCGAGATGGAACGCGGCTACCTCTTCCTCATGTCGGTCGCCGACGGCTCGTCACTCGCCGTGCTGGCCGCGCCGACCTGTGACATCGGCACCGTGGCCTACGAGATGACGCTGCTCGTCGAGCGGGTCGGCCAGCAGATCACCCCTGAGCTGCGGGCGCAGCTGCAGGGCGGCGTACGTGGGTGA
- a CDS encoding ABC transporter permease, which produces MPRLLRALAGLAGFFLVWEVIVQAGLVRKEFLPPPSVVLVTIVEQFGETQFVRDLIATFLAWAIALLIAVAIAVPAGLLLGSIPGLRTATAVVIEFLRPIPAVALIPLVLLLIGGGPEAKITLAVYASLWPIMFNTIYALGEIDPVLLETAKACGTSKFRTLTSVALPHTAPFVFTGVRLSANIALIAVVSTEFLAGAKLGIGNFIMQASTGSTRFDLVLAGTVVVGALGFLINGGLEMIGRRAFRWSTVDREAVS; this is translated from the coding sequence GTGCCACGACTTCTCCGTGCCCTTGCCGGTCTGGCCGGTTTCTTCCTCGTCTGGGAAGTGATCGTCCAGGCCGGCCTGGTCCGTAAAGAGTTCCTCCCCCCGCCGTCCGTCGTCCTCGTGACGATCGTCGAACAGTTCGGTGAGACCCAGTTCGTCCGGGACCTGATCGCCACGTTCCTCGCGTGGGCGATCGCCCTGCTGATCGCGGTCGCCATCGCGGTGCCCGCCGGCCTGCTGCTCGGCAGCATCCCCGGCCTGCGCACGGCGACCGCGGTGGTCATCGAGTTCCTGCGGCCGATCCCCGCCGTCGCGCTGATCCCGCTGGTGCTCCTGCTGATCGGCGGCGGGCCCGAGGCGAAGATCACGCTGGCCGTGTACGCGTCGTTGTGGCCCATCATGTTCAACACGATCTACGCGCTCGGCGAGATCGACCCCGTGCTGCTGGAGACCGCGAAGGCCTGCGGTACGAGCAAGTTCCGGACGCTGACGTCGGTGGCGCTGCCGCATACCGCGCCGTTCGTGTTCACCGGGGTCCGGCTGTCCGCCAACATCGCGCTGATCGCGGTGGTCAGTACCGAGTTCCTCGCCGGGGCCAAACTCGGCATCGGCAACTTCATCATGCAGGCCAGCACCGGCTCCACCAGGTTCGACCTCGTGCTCGCCGGCACCGTGGTGGTCGGCGCGCTCGGCTTCCTCATCAACGGCGGGCTCGAGATGATCGGCAGGCGGGCGTTCCGCTGGAGCACGGTCGACCGGGAGGCGGTCTCGTGA
- a CDS encoding DUF742 domain-containing protein, with amino-acid sequence MDDGRLRGDGRLGDDFSGGWSERDDGREDWTSFRDRVDREWRSRRAQGSDNDPVSPDEASRWLTDSNAGQGPADFSVSDYRERLLGGPGAELFGGGSGPLYDSGEFAKFSFDKEEERRAAAAADPLAAALPQQAQNEFVDEQYTTDVESSGLVRPYFRTRGRTKPTYDLAIEALISTSEQGRVLDRVRVPEHRSICDLCLDTRSVAEVAALLRLPLGVVRVLIGDVAGLGLVLVHTASQNVGDRPSIEFMERVLSGLRRI; translated from the coding sequence GTGGACGACGGGCGCTTGAGGGGCGATGGCCGGCTCGGTGACGACTTCTCCGGCGGGTGGTCGGAACGAGACGACGGCCGGGAGGACTGGACGTCCTTCCGGGACCGGGTCGACCGCGAATGGCGATCGCGGAGGGCACAGGGGTCGGACAACGACCCCGTGTCCCCGGACGAAGCCTCCCGCTGGCTGACCGATTCGAACGCGGGACAGGGACCCGCCGACTTCAGCGTCTCGGACTACCGGGAACGCCTGCTCGGCGGGCCGGGGGCGGAGCTGTTCGGTGGTGGCAGCGGTCCGCTCTACGACTCGGGCGAGTTCGCCAAGTTCTCCTTCGACAAGGAGGAGGAACGCCGGGCGGCGGCCGCCGCCGACCCGCTCGCCGCGGCCCTGCCGCAGCAGGCGCAGAACGAGTTCGTCGACGAGCAGTACACCACCGACGTCGAATCCTCCGGCCTGGTCCGGCCGTATTTCCGCACGCGGGGCCGGACCAAGCCGACGTACGACCTTGCCATCGAGGCGTTGATCTCGACCAGCGAACAGGGACGTGTGCTCGATCGGGTACGCGTCCCCGAACACCGGTCGATCTGCGACCTTTGCCTGGACACCCGGTCCGTCGCCGAAGTCGCGGCGCTGTTGCGCCTGCCGCTCGGCGTGGTCCGGGTGCTGATCGGAGACGTGGCCGGCCTCGGTCTGGTCCTGGTGCACACCGCCAGCCAGAACGTGGGTGACCGGCCGAGTATCGAGTTCATGGAGAGGGTGCTCAGTGGGCTTCGGAGAATTTGA
- a CDS encoding ABC transporter substrate-binding protein, whose translation MAAVVSVSVSGCGLLGGDDSSSSGGSGNLEKSKIKVAVMSTIDLAPLRLAQDGGYFKNEGLDVEAIEAGTGQISLTKLIGGEVDIAYASYTPFFIAMSKNTADIKLVADASSAGPKSTMLVTLPTSSVKSVSDLAGKKIGITAPNTVSDTLSKSVMKDHGVDASKVQWVPIQLPNVGAALKNGDIDAGFLTEPFITQTAKQAGTVPVVDTATGATQDFPTAGYGSLGKFVSENPKTVAAFQRAMQKATRDAADRSKIEPLLVKYARIDQDTAALTTLLTFQSTLDPRRIQRVPDLLLQMGAIPTKIDVGPMIAAQATS comes from the coding sequence ATGGCGGCCGTCGTCTCGGTATCGGTCAGCGGCTGCGGCCTGCTCGGCGGTGACGATTCGTCCTCCTCCGGCGGCTCGGGGAACCTCGAGAAGTCGAAGATCAAGGTCGCCGTGATGTCGACCATCGACCTGGCCCCGCTGCGCCTCGCCCAGGACGGCGGCTACTTCAAGAACGAGGGCCTCGACGTCGAGGCCATCGAGGCGGGCACCGGCCAGATCTCGCTGACCAAGCTGATCGGCGGCGAGGTCGACATCGCGTACGCGAGCTACACGCCGTTCTTCATCGCGATGAGCAAGAACACCGCCGACATCAAGCTGGTCGCGGACGCCTCCTCCGCCGGCCCGAAGAGCACGATGCTGGTCACGCTGCCGACGTCGTCGGTGAAGAGCGTCAGCGACCTGGCGGGCAAGAAGATCGGCATCACCGCGCCGAACACCGTCTCGGACACCCTCTCCAAATCGGTCATGAAGGACCACGGCGTCGACGCCAGCAAGGTCCAGTGGGTGCCGATCCAGCTGCCGAACGTCGGCGCCGCGCTCAAGAACGGCGACATCGACGCCGGCTTCCTGACCGAGCCGTTCATCACCCAGACCGCGAAGCAGGCGGGCACCGTCCCGGTCGTGGACACCGCCACCGGCGCCACCCAGGACTTCCCCACCGCGGGCTACGGCTCGCTCGGCAAGTTCGTGTCGGAGAACCCGAAGACCGTGGCCGCCTTCCAGCGCGCCATGCAGAAGGCCACCCGGGACGCGGCGGACCGCTCCAAGATCGAGCCGCTGCTGGTCAAGTACGCCAGGATCGACCAGGACACCGCCGCGCTGACCACGCTGCTGACGTTCCAGTCCACCCTGGACCCCCGTCGCATCCAGCGGGTCCCGGATCTGCTGCTGCAGATGGGCGCGATCCCGACCAAGATCGACGTCGGCCCGATGATCGCGGCGCAGGCCACCAGCTGA
- a CDS encoding DUF742 domain-containing protein, whose product MKISGFTEPDPSGWDSLYQGTEREAFDSPSRFELSSISTVMPRRPAAPPPEPAPPASLAPPASMPSPIRQSPPRPAPADVAPASIYLPPASGSRVRPYTRTGGRTRTAHDLALEALVSTSEDGRRYRGVRTPEHRQICDLCLDTRSIAEIAAHLRLPLGVVKVLVGDMADAGLVLIHQTELILGDSSSRAFMERVLQGLRAL is encoded by the coding sequence ATGAAGATCAGCGGATTCACCGAACCGGACCCCTCCGGCTGGGACTCCCTCTATCAGGGCACCGAACGCGAGGCCTTCGATTCGCCTAGCCGGTTCGAGCTGAGCTCGATCAGCACGGTGATGCCGCGGCGTCCGGCCGCGCCGCCTCCCGAGCCAGCGCCTCCTGCGTCTCTCGCACCTCCCGCTTCGATGCCTTCGCCGATCCGTCAGTCGCCTCCGCGGCCCGCGCCCGCCGACGTCGCGCCCGCTTCGATCTACCTGCCGCCGGCTTCGGGCTCCCGGGTCCGGCCCTACACCCGCACCGGCGGGCGCACCCGCACCGCGCACGACCTGGCGCTGGAGGCGCTGGTGTCGACCAGCGAGGACGGCCGCCGGTACCGCGGCGTGCGGACTCCCGAACACCGGCAGATCTGCGATCTCTGCCTGGACACCCGCTCGATCGCGGAGATCGCCGCGCATCTGCGGCTGCCGCTGGGCGTGGTGAAGGTGCTCGTGGGCGACATGGCTGACGCCGGTCTGGTGCTGATCCACCAGACGGAGCTGATCCTCGGTGATTCCTCTTCGCGCGCCTTCATGGAACGCGTGCTCCAAGGCCTGCGCGCCCTCTGA
- a CDS encoding ABC transporter substrate-binding protein, with protein MSRSGVRRARGAVGVALSALMLATLGACGALGGEDTSKASGGEGGLEKAKIKVALLPVVDLAPLRLAQEGGYFKAEGLEVEAVDAPSGQQAMTKMIGGEVDIAFSTYMPFFVAKSKGAADIRLVADSVSASPKSNAVVTVPTSSVKTINDLAGKKIAITDKNTASHLLTVSVMKDHGVDTSKVQWVPMALPNIAAALSSGQVDAGYLPEPFLTQASKVVGATPVVDISTGATQDFPLAGFGALGSFVDKNPKTLAAFQRALGKAVRDAADRSKIEPLIVKYARVDAETASLLTLPTFGSTLDARRLQRVPDLLLQTGVIGAKLDAAPMLAPQAG; from the coding sequence ATGAGCAGGAGCGGTGTACGTAGAGCACGGGGTGCCGTCGGCGTCGCCCTGAGCGCGCTCATGCTGGCCACCTTGGGCGCCTGTGGCGCACTCGGCGGCGAGGACACGTCCAAGGCGTCGGGTGGGGAAGGCGGCCTTGAGAAGGCGAAGATCAAGGTGGCCCTGCTGCCCGTCGTCGACCTCGCGCCGCTGCGGCTGGCGCAGGAGGGCGGCTACTTCAAGGCCGAAGGTCTCGAGGTCGAAGCGGTCGACGCGCCCAGCGGCCAGCAGGCGATGACCAAGATGATCGGTGGCGAGGTCGACATCGCCTTCTCCACCTACATGCCGTTCTTCGTCGCGAAGAGCAAGGGCGCGGCCGACATCCGGCTCGTCGCCGACTCGGTCTCGGCCAGCCCCAAGAGCAACGCGGTCGTCACCGTGCCGACCTCGTCGGTCAAGACGATCAACGACCTCGCGGGCAAGAAGATCGCGATCACCGACAAGAACACCGCCTCCCACCTGCTCACCGTCTCGGTGATGAAGGACCACGGCGTCGACACCAGCAAGGTCCAGTGGGTGCCGATGGCGCTGCCGAACATCGCCGCGGCGCTCTCGTCGGGCCAGGTCGACGCGGGCTACCTGCCCGAGCCGTTCCTGACCCAGGCCTCCAAGGTCGTCGGCGCGACCCCGGTCGTCGACATCTCGACCGGTGCCACGCAGGACTTCCCCCTGGCGGGCTTCGGCGCGCTCGGGTCCTTCGTGGACAAGAACCCCAAGACGCTGGCCGCGTTCCAGCGCGCACTGGGCAAGGCCGTGCGCGACGCGGCCGACCGCTCCAAGATCGAACCCCTCATCGTCAAGTACGCCAGGGTCGACGCTGAAACCGCCTCACTGCTCACGCTGCCGACGTTCGGGTCCACTCTGGACGCCCGTCGCCTGCAGCGGGTACCGGATCTGCTGCTGCAGACCGGAGTGATCGGGGCCAAGCTCGACGCCGCTCCGATGCTCGCCCCTCAAGCTGGATAA
- a CDS encoding sensor histidine kinase yields MSKMGFPGPNEDDGGAAVPNEDTAGVGGTPARETGDGPGGKAGSFLGLRNWRLRSKLAAVLIIPTLTALALGTLRVIDDSGEAARFQDTADQVAFADKITLVVHELQSERALAVARIASQDPSRQNGLDAQIAKVDRAVDDLRASANQINPDDQDTRDRYSRGLQRLDALRPLRGAMNTSLLGDTPVLIAYSGILDSLVQLGREVTTAVANRDVLRLGVTVQAISESKEFIARGDAALLIASFRSGFPGDLFDQARSAVASGDASTAAFIANASPEQRQLYSDTFSGPEVDDRRRITTMAFSLHQQNEPPAIDNVALGNDSRVALDKLRAVETNLLGQLRAQADGLATDAINSAWIGGAIVLLALLAALFLMLVIARLMLRPLRVLRKTALDVAYTRLPETVQAILDDPDPVNASKRSVEPVPVTSRDEIGEVARSFDVVHEQAVKMAAEQALLRENVNGIFVNLSRRSQRLVERQLGVIDRLEADEQDPDHLASLFELDHLATRLRRNGESLLVLSGAGLAKSVPKPVPAADVIGAAVSEIEQYARIEIGIVPEVAVQGLTIHDLVHVLAELLDNATYFSEPETKVTVRAVITRKKALAIQVTDHGVGMTEERLAEVNQRLADPPDLDVSVTRRMGLYVVARLARRHGIEVRLRENEDIEGGVIARVVVPAELLTQMRPGARNTPPPSNRSETSMPSMPSISETSLPNIPMSDRGLEMTPPPPSKPPAAPQPVASQGGLVPLDQPISLDDLVAGKNAAGPFLSPASPAEEAPAWPTAEDISPTNGDGASSGTETQFASLVLPKREPKYTPVEPRNKPEEPAESSDAGKSALEDDVPTRRLPIYQSVLSRWFSEGDEAGGDTPTTYTEPVGSELPVRTPNGAAETAEPVGRDTEEPSEEALPTRTPRSVPPETVLQDNGWRSASDDGWQAAQVLYEDRNDEITPAGLPKRVPNQYLVPGSIGGNEPKKEDSFADKTSGMPGTGAIARSATAARSRMASFQQGYKSGRHALKERPIDALDDNGVPVTGRDTSADDSSEE; encoded by the coding sequence ATGTCCAAAATGGGCTTTCCCGGCCCGAATGAAGATGATGGTGGTGCGGCGGTGCCGAACGAAGACACCGCGGGGGTGGGAGGGACCCCTGCGCGGGAAACCGGAGACGGTCCTGGTGGGAAGGCCGGGTCGTTCCTGGGCCTGCGTAACTGGCGTCTGCGATCGAAGCTCGCGGCCGTCCTGATCATTCCGACGCTGACCGCGCTCGCGCTCGGCACGCTCCGCGTGATCGACGACAGTGGTGAGGCGGCCCGGTTCCAGGACACGGCCGACCAGGTCGCGTTCGCCGACAAGATCACCCTCGTGGTGCACGAGCTGCAGAGCGAACGCGCGCTCGCCGTCGCCCGGATCGCCTCGCAGGACCCGTCGCGTCAGAACGGCCTCGACGCGCAGATCGCCAAGGTCGACCGCGCCGTCGACGACCTGCGGGCCTCGGCGAACCAGATCAACCCGGACGACCAGGACACGAGGGACCGCTACTCGCGCGGTCTGCAGCGGCTCGACGCCCTGCGCCCGCTGCGCGGCGCGATGAACACCTCGCTGCTGGGCGACACCCCGGTCCTCATCGCCTACTCCGGCATCCTCGACTCGCTGGTCCAGCTCGGCCGCGAAGTGACCACCGCGGTGGCGAACCGCGACGTGCTCCGGCTCGGCGTCACCGTGCAGGCCATCAGTGAGAGCAAGGAGTTCATCGCCCGCGGTGACGCGGCGCTGCTGATCGCCTCCTTCCGCTCCGGATTCCCCGGCGACCTGTTCGACCAGGCCCGTTCGGCGGTCGCGAGCGGTGACGCCTCGACGGCGGCCTTCATCGCCAACGCCAGCCCCGAACAGCGGCAGCTCTACTCGGACACCTTCTCCGGTCCCGAGGTCGACGACCGGCGCCGCATCACCACAATGGCGTTCTCGCTGCACCAGCAGAACGAGCCGCCGGCGATCGACAACGTCGCCCTCGGCAACGACAGCCGGGTCGCGCTGGACAAGCTGCGCGCGGTCGAGACCAACCTGCTCGGCCAGCTGCGGGCACAGGCCGACGGTCTGGCCACCGACGCGATCAACTCGGCCTGGATCGGCGGCGCGATCGTGCTGCTGGCCCTGCTCGCGGCGCTGTTCCTGATGCTCGTCATCGCCCGCCTGATGCTGCGCCCGCTGCGGGTGCTGCGGAAGACGGCGCTCGACGTGGCCTACACACGACTGCCGGAAACCGTGCAAGCGATCCTCGACGACCCGGACCCGGTCAACGCCTCGAAGCGGTCGGTCGAGCCGGTGCCCGTCACTTCGCGTGACGAGATCGGTGAAGTGGCGCGGTCGTTCGACGTCGTCCACGAACAGGCCGTCAAGATGGCCGCCGAGCAGGCCCTCCTGCGCGAGAACGTCAACGGCATCTTCGTGAACCTGTCCCGCCGGTCGCAGCGGCTGGTGGAACGCCAGCTGGGCGTGATCGACCGGCTCGAGGCCGACGAGCAGGACCCGGACCACTTGGCCAGCCTGTTCGAGCTCGACCACCTCGCCACGCGGCTGCGCCGCAACGGTGAAAGCCTCCTGGTGCTCTCGGGCGCCGGTCTCGCGAAGTCGGTGCCCAAGCCGGTGCCCGCCGCCGACGTCATCGGCGCCGCGGTCTCGGAGATCGAGCAGTACGCCCGGATCGAGATCGGGATCGTCCCCGAGGTCGCCGTCCAGGGCCTGACGATCCACGACCTCGTGCACGTGCTCGCGGAACTGCTGGACAACGCCACCTACTTCTCCGAGCCGGAGACGAAGGTGACCGTCCGCGCGGTGATCACCCGCAAGAAGGCGCTCGCCATCCAGGTCACCGACCACGGTGTCGGCATGACCGAGGAGCGGCTCGCCGAGGTCAACCAGCGGCTGGCCGACCCGCCGGACCTGGACGTCTCGGTGACCCGGCGGATGGGCCTGTACGTGGTCGCGCGCCTGGCGCGCCGCCACGGCATCGAGGTCCGGCTCCGGGAGAACGAGGACATCGAGGGCGGCGTGATCGCGCGGGTCGTCGTGCCCGCCGAGCTGCTCACGCAGATGCGGCCCGGCGCGCGCAACACCCCGCCGCCGTCGAACCGCTCGGAAACGTCGATGCCTTCGATGCCGTCGATCTCCGAGACGTCGCTGCCGAACATCCCGATGTCCGACCGCGGCCTGGAGATGACCCCGCCGCCGCCGTCGAAGCCGCCGGCCGCTCCGCAACCGGTCGCGTCGCAGGGCGGGCTCGTCCCGCTCGACCAGCCGATCAGCCTCGACGACCTGGTCGCGGGCAAGAACGCGGCGGGGCCGTTCCTCAGCCCCGCGTCCCCCGCCGAAGAGGCCCCGGCGTGGCCGACGGCCGAAGACATCTCGCCGACGAACGGTGACGGCGCCTCCAGCGGCACCGAGACCCAGTTCGCGTCGCTGGTGCTGCCGAAGCGGGAGCCGAAGTACACACCGGTCGAGCCGCGGAACAAGCCTGAGGAGCCCGCGGAGTCTTCGGACGCGGGCAAGTCGGCCCTCGAGGACGACGTGCCCACGCGGCGGCTGCCGATCTACCAGTCGGTGCTCTCGCGCTGGTTCAGCGAAGGTGACGAGGCCGGGGGCGACACCCCGACCACCTACACCGAGCCGGTCGGATCCGAGCTGCCCGTGCGGACCCCGAACGGTGCCGCCGAAACGGCGGAACCCGTCGGCAGGGACACTGAGGAGCCATCCGAGGAGGCATTGCCCACTCGGACCCCGCGGAGTGTTCCGCCGGAGACGGTGCTCCAGGACAATGGCTGGCGCAGCGCGTCGGACGACGGCTGGCAGGCGGCGCAGGTCCTGTACGAAGACCGGAACGACGAGATCACCCCGGCGGGCCTGCCCAAACGGGTGCCGAACCAGTACCTCGTCCCCGGCTCGATCGGCGGGAATGAGCCGAAGAAGGAAGACTCGTTCGCCGACAAGACCTCCGGAATGCCGGGCACGGGCGCGATCGCCCGCTCGGCGACGGCGGCGCGGAGTCGGATGGCAAGCTTCCAGCAGGGCTACAAGTCGGGACGGCACGCGTTGAAGGAACGCCCGATCGACGCGCTGGATGACAACGGCGTTCCGGTGACCGGCAGGGATACCTCTGCCGATGACAGCAGTGAGGAGTGA
- a CDS encoding GTP-binding protein has product MGFGEFDSDANAPQVTGPTSSAKIVVAGGFGSGKTTLVGAVSEIDPLTTEAMMTEASTGVDDNSATPNKSTTTVAMDFGRISLDSDLVLYVFGTPGQHRFWFMWDDLAVGAIGAVVLVDTRRLADAFPSIDFFENRKLPYVVAINCFDRLLHHQIEDVRHALTISPSVPIMACDARERESAKQVLISVVQHAIAHDSALRAG; this is encoded by the coding sequence GTGGGCTTCGGAGAATTTGACTCCGACGCGAATGCGCCGCAGGTGACCGGACCGACTTCGTCGGCCAAGATCGTGGTCGCTGGCGGATTCGGCTCGGGGAAGACCACGCTGGTCGGAGCGGTTTCGGAGATCGATCCGCTGACCACCGAGGCCATGATGACCGAGGCCAGTACCGGCGTCGACGACAATTCGGCCACCCCGAACAAGTCGACGACGACCGTGGCCATGGACTTCGGCCGGATTTCGCTGGACTCGGATCTGGTGCTGTACGTGTTCGGTACGCCGGGCCAGCACCGGTTCTGGTTCATGTGGGACGACCTCGCGGTCGGCGCCATCGGTGCCGTCGTGCTGGTCGACACGCGGCGGCTCGCCGACGCGTTCCCGTCGATCGACTTCTTCGAGAACCGGAAGCTGCCGTACGTCGTGGCGATCAACTGCTTCGACCGGCTGCTGCACCACCAGATCGAGGACGTCCGGCACGCGCTGACGATCTCACCGTCCGTGCCGATCATGGCCTGTGACGCCCGGGAACGTGAGTCCGCCAAGCAGGTGTTGATCTCGGTCGTGCAGCACGCCATCGCACACGATTCGGCGTTGCGCGCGGGCTAA
- a CDS encoding roadblock/LC7 domain-containing protein has protein sequence MQPGGPAQPGGQAQGKGHTSSFAWLITDFVHRVPGAAHAVVVSADGLLLASSKGLPKDRADQLAAVASGLTSLARGAAKVFEGGTVAQTVVEMANGFLFLMSVSDGSCLAVLGSPESDIGLVVYEMTLLVERVGQQLTPEMRAQLQGASVRR, from the coding sequence ATGCAGCCGGGTGGTCCGGCGCAGCCTGGCGGCCAGGCGCAGGGTAAAGGACACACGAGCAGCTTTGCCTGGCTGATCACGGATTTCGTGCACCGGGTCCCGGGCGCGGCGCATGCCGTGGTGGTGTCGGCGGACGGTTTGCTGCTGGCGTCCTCGAAGGGACTTCCCAAGGACAGGGCCGATCAGCTGGCGGCGGTCGCGTCGGGGCTCACGAGCCTCGCGCGCGGTGCGGCGAAGGTGTTCGAGGGCGGCACGGTCGCGCAGACGGTGGTCGAGATGGCCAACGGCTTCCTCTTCCTGATGTCGGTGTCCGACGGTTCCTGCCTGGCGGTCCTCGGATCGCCGGAGAGCGACATCGGCTTGGTCGTCTACGAGATGACCCTGCTGGTGGAACGGGTGGGGCAACAGCTGACACCGGAGATGCGCGCGCAGCTGCAGGGCGCGTCGGTCCGCCGCTGA